The genomic stretch CCCAGTTCATCCACGCCGGCGACTTCCCGGCAGAAGCGCACACAGCGCGAGCAGAGGACGCACCGTTCGCTGTCCAGCACCACGGTCGGACCCACGTCATGCACCTTGTGCTTGTGGATCTTGTCCAGCAAATTGACGCGGCTGTCGTGGAGGCCATAACGCATGTAGTAGTTCTGCAGATCGCACTCGCCGGCGTCATCACAGATCGGGCAGTCCAGCGGGTGATTCTGCAGCAGGAATTCCAGCGCCGAGGCGCGCAGCGTATGCACCTTCTCGGAAGTGGTGATCACCTTCATGCCGTCGGCGGCCGGAGTATTACACCCCAGCACGACGCTCGTGCGGCCATTCTGCTCCATCTCTACCTGGCACATGCGGCAGGAGCCGACCACCGTCAGTCCCGGATGGTAGCAATAGGTGGGGATCTCGATGTTCAGCAGTTTGGCCGCTTCCACGAGATTGGTTCCCGCCGGAACTTCTACCGGTTTACCGTCTATTTCTATCTTGGGCATTACCGTTCTTCGATAAGAATTGCAGGCCGCCACGCGGGCCGCCCTACCCTACTCTTTTACCAGTGCGTCGAACTCGTGACGGAACTTGGTGACATAGCTCTTGGTCGGCCAGGCCACGGCTTGACCGAGCGCGCAGATTGTCTTGCCATCGATATTGTCGGCGATCTGGAACAGATCATCCACGTCGCGTTTGCGGCCCCGGCCTTCCAGAATCCGCGTAACCAGTCTGAGAATCCATCCGGTGCCCTCGCGGCACGGCGTACACTGACCGCAGCTTTCGTGCGCGTAGAATCGTGCCATCCACAGCGTCAGACGCGGAATGGATACAGACTCGTCAATGGCCATCACCGCCGCGCTGCCCAGCATCGAACCCGCTGCCGCCACCGATTCGAAATCCAATTTCAGATTCTCGCATTCTTCGGCCTTGAGAATGTGCGACGACGACCCACCGGGAATCAACGCTTTCAATTTGCGGTTGCCGCAGATGCCGCCGCCCAAATCATAGAGCAGCGTTTGGAGCGGAGTGCCCATCGGCAGTTCATACACGCCCGGATTCTTCACGCATCCCGAAAGCGAAAACAGCCCGGTGCCGCCGTTCTTGGGAGATCCCATCCCGGCAAAGGCTTCGGCCCCGATTTCGAAAATGCGCGGCACAAAGGACAGTGTTTCCACGTTGTTCACGATGGTCGGCTTGCCCCACAGACCGATCGCCGCAGGGTAAAATGGCGGCTTCAGACGCGGCCAGCCTTTCTTCCCCTCCAGCGACTCGATCAGACCGGTCTCTTCGCCGCAGATATACTGCCCGGCTCCGGTCGCCAGTTGCACGTCGCAGGACCAGCCGGTGCCGAGAATATTCTGCCCGATCAGCCCCTTGGCGCGGGCCTCGGCAATAGCCTGCTCCATCACGCGCCACGGATAGAAATATTCGCCGCGAATATAGATGTAAATCCGTTCCGCCTGCACGGCAAAAGCGCAGATCAACGCCCCTTCGAGCAGCAGATGCGGATCATATTCGAGGATCAAACGGTCCTTGCACGTTCCCGGTTCGGACTCATCGGCATTGACGCAAACGTAACGGGGAAATTTGTCTTTGGGGACAAAGCTCCACTTCATGCCCGCCGAGAATCCCGCACCGCCGTGGCCCCGCAGACCGGAGGCCTTCACCAGCGCCGTCACATCTTCCGGCTTCATCGCCACGGCGCGTTTGAGCATTTCGTAGGCGCCGCGCTTCATGGCGGACTCGATGCCGGTTTGACCGGGGAGGCCGAAATTCCGGGACAGGAACCGCACGCCGCCGCTGACATTGGGTGTCGCGCTCATTGTCCCGCCTTCTCTCCGACATTGCCGCGCAGCGGCGTCGGCTGATCGGCCATCACGGGCTTGCCCGCGCGGAAACCGTCGATAATCTGGTCAAGGCGCGCGGGCGTCAATTGGTAATACTGTTCCTCGTTCACGATCATCATGGGCGCCCAGGCACAGCCGCCGAGACACTCCACGTAGCTCAGCGTGAACATTCCGTCCGTCGTCGTCTCACCGTTCCGAATGCCAAGTTTCTTCTCGATGTGAGCCTGCAGGTCTTCCGCACCCGCGAGGCAGCATGCGATGTTATGGCAAAACTGAATGTGATACTTTCCGACCGGAGTGGTGCGGAACATGGAGTAAAACGTCAGCACTTCCCGCACCTTGACAAGGCTCACGCCCACGATGTCGGCAACCCACCGCTCCGCCTCGGGAGTGATGCAGCCGAATTCGCGCTGTGCCTCGAACATGACGGGAATGAGCGCCGCTTCGCGGTGTTCAGGTGGGTAGCGGAGAAAGATACTCTCCGCCTTCTGCACCAGGGATTCAGAAATGTTCATCGCTTAAGGGTATCGCTTCATGGCGGACCGGCTCATGACGAGCCTTCCGTCCTCGCTCAGTGATCTAACTCGCCGCCGATCATGTTCACCGACCCGAAGGTCGGGACAATATCGGCCACCATATAGCCGTTGATCTGCTCGGGCAGCGCCGCCACGAAATTGTAGCACGGCGGCCGCACGCGCACGCGCCACGGCATATCATTGCACCCGTCCTGCGCGTTCGGATCCGGATGGCTCACCACATAAAACCCCAATTCGCCGTTGCCGCCTTCCACCGCAAAATAGGCTTCGCCTTCCGGAACGCGAATACCGTGGCCGTACATGATGAGCTTGAAATGGTTCATCAAGCCCTCGATGTTGCCGTAAGTATCCTTCTTCGCGGGCAGCACCACCTGCTTGTTGTTGGAATTCACCGGGCCTCCGGGAATCCGCGCCACGCACTGGTCGAGAATGTTGCAGGACTGCACCAGCTCTTCCATGCGCACAAGATAGCGGTCGAACACGTCGCCGTTACGGCCGACAGGCACGGTCCAGTCGAGCTGGTCGTAAATCAGGTACGGGAAATCCTTGCGGACGTCGTAGGCGACTCCGGTGGCCCGCAGCAGCGGCCCCGTCCAGCCCCAGGCAATCGCCCGCTCGGGAGACATCACGCCGATGCCCTGCGTGCGGTCTACGAAAATGCGCAGATTGGTCAGCATCGTGTCACACTCGGCCAGCACGGCGCGGGTCTCCTTGACCGCCCACGTCACCTTGTCCAGCCAGCCGTCGCGCAGATCAAACGGCATTCCGCCGACACGGCAGGCATTGGTGGTGACGCGCGCGCCGCAATAGTCTTCGAGCAACTCGTACATCCACTCGCGGGCCTTGATCAGATAGAGGAACACGGTAAACGCGCCGAGCTCCATCGCCTGCGCGCCGACACAGGTCAGGTGGTCCGAAATGCGGGAGATTTCCGAGAGCATCACGCGGATATACTGTCCTCGCGGCGGCAGCTCAATGCACAAGAGCTTCTCGACGGCCATGCAATAGCCGACATTGTTGATCACCGGGGACACGTAATTCAGCCGGTCCGTGTAGATCAGTGCCTGGTTCCAGGTGCAGTCCTCGGTGTGCTTCTCGAACGCGCGGTGCAGATAACCGATTTCCACTTCGGAATCCACCACCAATTCGCCCTGGAGCCGGGTGACAATGCGGATAATGCCGTGCATCGCGGGATGCGACGGCCCGACATTCAGCAGCATGTCCTGCGTCTGAAATTCGGGTTCCGCGGACGGAACCGCGGAGTCCACGTCGTAGGGTTCGACAAGGGGGCCGGTATGGGTCGTCATATCCTCTCGCACATCAAAGCTCACAAATGGTGACGGATCAAAGCCGTCCGGTTGTGTCACAAAATAGCTCCGCGCCGTGCGCGGGCGGCCATCACTCGGTCAATACAAGATTGTCGATGTACGTGCGGTTGCCCTGGTACGATCCCGATGTGCCCGCCGTGACGGTATAGACACTATTGGTCGTGTAATAGAAGTGCAACTGCGAACCGCGCAGCACGCCGTCAACGTACACGTCATACAGATCCGAATCGCAGTCGAAGTCTATCCGAACATGGTACCAGCGGTTCGTCACATAGGACTGAAGCTGCTGGCTCCCCGAATACGTGTAGGCGTAGATCGAATTGTCCTGGAACACCACGTAGGCCACAACGTTGCCGCTGGATGACGCCAATTCGAGATAGGCTCCATTTCCCTCGGTGCGGATGTCCGCCTCAAGGATTCCCCGGGTAACGGGATTGAACGCGCCGCTGCGGCTTTCGATATACGAGTATCCCGAATAGCTCGAATCCACAAACATGCAGGAGTGCGTGCCACCGGAAGAAAGACTGTTGATGGCAACGCGGCTGGGAGAGTAATAGCTCACGTTCCACAGCGTGCCGCCGCTGAACGATCCATATCCGTAGGATTCGAAGGTCTCCGAAAACAGCGGCGTGCGGGTCACGAGCAACGGCACCTGCTGTGTGGTCACGGCACCGATTTTGGCCCATACCGACGTCGAGCCGGCCCCGCCTGCTACAAAAACGCCGGGGGCGATAAACGTGCCTGCGATTCCCTCGGTGCTGATCCACTCGGCATAGGTGGTCAAATCCTGGGGCGCGGTGTGGCCTTCAATCACTCCCATGGCCGTGAAACGCAAGGTGTCGCCACGCCGCAGCGTGTCCGAGATCGACGACGGCGTAATGGAAAGCGAAACCACGTTCCACACCTGAGTGGACCATCCGGACGAACTCTGACCGTTCAAATCCACCCAGACATTGTAGGCTCCGGGAGCCACAGCGACAAATACTCCGTCCGAGATGTACGCCATGCGCCCCGGATCGGACGTCAACCAGTTCACCCGGTTGCCGACATCCAGCCGTCCGGATACCGACGTAACGGCCGATGCGCTGAAGCGCAGCGTATCCATCGGGAAATAGGGGCCGGTGCTGATCTCGCTGCACGACACAGAAAGCACGCTGTCTACAACAAGCACAACAGGCTCGGTGGACATGCCGGAGAGCGATGCCGACACGGTGGTAACTCCCGCATGAACTCCGCTCAGGGTTCGCGTGTCAATCGCATGTACCACCGAGGGGTCACTGAAATGCCAGCTTACGGGAATCCGCGACGGGACGGTTTGCGAGTAACCGTTGCTCAGCAGTACACTCAGCTCGATCCGGGTCGTGTCATTGCGGAACATCACCGGCACATCCGCCGTCATCGTAATCGCGTTGATGCTCTGAATGGTAAGCGAACGCTGCGCCAGCCAGCCTTCGGGGCTGGTGGCCATCACTTCACCCATTCCGGTGCGCTTGGCCCGCAGTACGCCAGCGGGCGTGATCGTTCCGAAACTTGAATCCGGCACCGACCAGACGACCCGATTGGTCCAGTTCTGCTCCGCGTAGTTGCCGTACGAGCTGTTTCCATACGAGGCAATCGCCCGCAGTGGGATGTCCACCCCGGTCACCAGCAGGCAGTCCGCGGTCGTCGAAATGTTCAGATCGCGAAATATGTTATCATTAGAATTCGTGTAAACCGTGATCTTGTCCGGATCCTGTTTACACCCCACCCCCACAAACCCCGAGATCACAGCGACCGCCAGAAAGAAAGCCACGCAACGTACGGAAGATCTGCAGCTCATGATCGGACCCTCTCAAAAGTAGTTTTCGAGCCTGCCAGCTATAATAGTGCAGCACATGCTTGAAAAGAGAGATGCGGCGGAGCCTGCAGGTCAGTCTTTAGGACCGATCAGCGGCTGGCGGCCGGTGCGGGGATAATCCTTGCGCAGGGGATGCCCTTCGAATTCTTCATAGAGCAGAATGCGCTTCAGATTGGGATGGTCGCGGAACGTGACCCCCATCAGGTCCCAGACTTCGCGTTCCAGCCAGTTGGCAATTGGCCAGAGCGGCGTTAGGCTTGGTACCTCCGGATGCAATTCATCCGATTGTACCTTCACGCGCAACCGCGCTTTGGTGTCGAGATTCATGAACTGATACACGACCTCAAAACGCGGCTTGCGCGGCAGATAATCCACCGCGGCAAGGTCCACCAGAAAATGGTAGCCCAATTCCGTCTTGAGCAGCCGGGCGATATCCAGAATGCGCTCGCCGTCCACTATCAGCGTACGGTCGCCATGCTGGGCATGCCAGTCCAGCACAGAACCCGGAAAGCGCTTGTCGATGGCCAGATGCTCGGGAAAGCGTTCGTCGCTCATGATCCCCACTCCTGCTTGGAGTCCTGGATCAGTGTCTGCAGTTTGAGCAGCCCGTCCAGCACGGCTTCGGGACGCGGAGGGCAGCCCGCAATGTATATGTCCACCGGAATAATCAGGTCAATCCCCTGCAACGTCGAATAGTCGTCATACGGTCCGCCGCAACTGGCGCAGGCGCCAAAGGCGATCACATATTTGGGATCCGCCATCTGATCATAGACGGTCTTGAGCAGCGGCGCCAGTTTCTGGCTCACGGTTCCGACCACCCACAGCACATCCGATTGCCGGGGGCTGAAACGGGGAAAGGCCGCGCCGAAGCGGTCGATATCATAATGCGAACAGGCCGTGGACATGAATTCCATGCCGCAGCAGGCCGTCACAAAGGGATATTGAAAGAGGGAATACTTGCGAGCCCAGCCCAGCAGCTTGTCAAACCGCGTGGTAAACACCTGCCCTTGAAGGGCCGCGCCGGGATCCGGGCTCTGACCGTTCGTGGTTAACATACGTCTATTTCCAGTCAAAGACCCGCTTTTTAACAGCGTAGTATAAACCCACCAGCAAAATGCTGAGGAAAATCATCATCGAGACGAAGCCTACCCCACCGAGGCTCTTGAAGCGCACTGCCCACGGATACAGGAAAGCCGTCTCGATATCGAACACGATGAACAGGATAGCCACAAGGTAGTATTTGATCGGGTACGGCCTCTGGGCTTCGGCTTCCACCAGAATGCCGCATTCGAACGGGCGGTCCTTTGTCGCATTCGGGCGTTTCGGTCCGAACCATTTGGAGAGTGCGACAAACATGCCGACCAGCCCCCCCGCCATGACCAGCAGGACAAGAAACGCAACAAGGTTGTTTTCTGAAATGGGCGGAGTCATGATGCACTCTTCCGTCGCTTAGTGTCTTGCTCCACAACCGGCTCGGGCTTTTCAATTCGGCTGGCAATCAACGGAATAAAGATAAGCTGCGCAATGATCCCCGGGATCGCCGGTGTTACCAGCACAGATAGATAGTAGCTGAAATTCTCCGCCGTGGCGAACACTGCCGAGGCGAGAATGTAGGCGCCGCGTCCAAGGACCATCGCCACCACCATCGCCAGCGCCATCGCCGCCATGCGGCTCTTGCGCGCGGCCAGTCCCGGCACCGTGGGCACTATCCGCAGCATAAAGGACGTGGCCAAACCGTAAACAGCCAGTTCCGGCATCATTCGCAGGACCTGTTCAATCGTTGGCTGCCCCGTAAAACCCGAAGACAACGCCGGTGCCATGATACCCACCAGCGCAGCATAAAGCGGGGAAAGCAGCATCCCGGCGAGAAATACGGAAAAGTGCATCGGCAGGAATGCCCGGGGGGACATGCCCAACGTGTGCACAATCAACGGGAGGACGATTCCCAGTCCGACACAAATCCCGGCAGTCCCAAGGGCTTCTACCCCTTTGGCCGGGACATACAGGATCGGAGCGGACTTGAGATCTCTTTCACTTACTCGTGCATTCAAGGGCGAACCATGTGCTTGAGCTATCTACGAAATTGAATGATGTGAACTTGTGATGGACGGTTCGTATCCCGAAGGGCTATGACAAACCGCAGTTTTGCAGGAAAAAGTAAACTACAGAGAAGTTTTCAGAATGTCAAGAGATTCTGGATCTACAAATCCGACACATGACGTGCAAAAGTCTATTATCAAACGAAAACCATTGCAGACCTGCTTGTCCGATTTAACCCACTCCCCACCCCTTTTGATCCCCAGCCCTAATGCCGCTTGTGCAGCTTTCCGGCGGGTTTCGGCTTGGCCTTGGCCAAAACCGGCGCAACCATGATCTGACGGTTCTTCTCGGCCTCCACAGCCTCGAACGCCGCGCGAACCGCCGGATAGTCGGCGACGGGGATCTGATCGGCCTTGACATGTACGGACTTTGTCCACTCCAAACCCTGCGGCAGAATACGTATGGAAAGTTCGATATAAACGTAAGGATTCTGGATAATCAGCGGAGGGGGCCATGAAATCAGCTTATAATCTTGCGGAACGGTGATTCCACACTCCGTGATAAACCGTCCGTGAACCGGAAATTCTGCCGGATAACGCCGCGCGACCGTCGTGTCCAGGCTGCAGTCCGCAAAGTCAAAGGGGCTGTCGGGTATCTGGAGAATCAGCCTGCCCGAATCCACATGGGACGCTCCCGGACAATCGAAATTAACACGCGTGGTCAGCGGCGTGACCATATCGGCCACATTGGACATGTAGAATTCGGTGACCCGGGCTTCCGAACCGAAGCGGCGCACGGTTCTCTGGGCATACTCGTTTCTGGCTTGATTCCCGGCATTCAGGAAGGCCTGGCGGACATGGGCCGCCGCATCGCCATGCGGGCTGCCTTCGGCAAATCCGGACAATCCCCCGGATGGATCCAGCGACGCGCGGATCTCTGTGCGCGTTGCCAGCGAGTCCCCGGTTTGCGGCACCTTCATAATCAGCGGCGTTCCTGCCACCAGGGCGCAACCCATTCCATAACTGCACGCATGCGGCAGATCACCCGGGGCATAAGATTCCGCCGCCGGATCCAGCCACAGGGTATCTTCCCCGCTGGGGACCGCCAGAATTACGTGGCGGAACTGCTCCAGCACCGGAAGCTGGCAAAAGGGAACATTCTCCATCGGCACAAACACCGGCACCGGATTATAGCCGTATGCGCGCAGAATGGCGGTCAGCAGCACCGCCTTGTCCACCGGTGTGGCATAGCGGGTTCGCCACACCCAATCGGCCGAGTGCAGCGTGAAGCCGGTGATATCCAGCGGCAGTTCTACCGCATGAACGTTCAGCAGATTCCACAGTGTGGCATTCATCAGCGCCGGAGTGCCGCGCAGTTCGGGTGACGTAATCAGAAAGAACCCGTCCACTGCCGCCAGCGAAGAATCCACCTTCCCCCAGAAGATGTCGCCGGTCCAGATTCCCAGGGCTTCCCAATCGGGAAACAGTGTCCACAGCAGTCGGGGCACCAGATTTGCCAGCCCGACCTCTTGCGGTTCGGGATCGACCTGCATGCAATCATGAAAGGTCCAGGCGTAGGTCCTGATGCCGTTTTCTTCCGAAATAGTTGGGAAGGCATCGCTGTTCTGCATGGCAAAGTGCACTATCGTGCCAATCGGGCACTTGATCACAAACTGCTTGTCCATGATGTGCACGTAGTCCCCAAACAACACGGTGCCGCCCTTGCGGGAAGGTTTTGCGCCAGGCTTGGGCTCAATCCGGTAGACCAGATGAGCCATCATGCCCGGCTGCAACTTAGGAAACAGCACGGTTTGCTGGCTGTAGCGGCTGTACGCCGGCGCTTTAGGCGCTTCCGGAACCACAGGCGTGTCAAACCCGTTGACCTCGGCGTTGCGCCACGTGCCGTCAAAAAGCCGTATGCGCGCAGACTCGATAATCACTGTGTCCGCATCTGTGTCCACATGGATAACGCGCCGCTGCAAACTGTCCGCGCCGCGCTGGTCCAGCGCCTTGCAGAGCAGTTCGCGCCGGGTGTGGAACCGCCCTAACGAGTCGATCTGCAGGGATTCCATATCCGAGAGCACCACAATCGACGCCGCCATCCCAGCGGTAGAATCGTCATTTCGCGAAGGACTCGCGCCGCTTGCAGCAGGCGATGCATGCAGGGGCACAGCAAACGCAAAGGCTCCAATCATCAAGAGCCTTGCAAGAGCGCGCCGCAGGTAGGTCAAACCTTTAAAAATCTTCGTCACCTCAGGTCAGATAGCCGCGCTAAAGTAACGACTTTTTGAGTATAAATCAAGTCAAATGACAAAGCTACGCCACTTGGACGCAAAAGAAGCGGCCCTCCGGAGACTGTCCGAAGGGCCGAAAGTGCGAAGAAACGGTATGAGACGCCGGTTACTTTGCCAAAACCATTTTCCGGGTCTGGGTAAAGGAACCTGTGGTCAGCTTATAGAAATAGATTCCGGACGGCAAGTTAGCCGCATTGAACGTTACGGTATGTTCGCCGGCGGACATCGCGCCGTCAGCCAGCGTCGCCACTTCATGCCCGGTAATATCGAACACTTTCAGTGTCGTATGGCCGTTTTCAACGAGTGAGAAGCGAATGGACGTTTCAGGATTGAACGGATTCGGATAGTTCGCCGCCAGTTCATAGTTCAGCGATGCCGCTGAAGCCGCAGGCAGCGTGGCTGTGCGCTGCATGTCGCGATGAATCGTGCGCGTGCCGTTGAGGTCCACATCCACCAGACGGTAGGTATTCGCCACTCCGCGCAGTGCGGTTTCGTCCACAGCGTGGTAGCTTTGACCCGTGGCGTTGTTCGCCGCGGCAACGATTGTCAGGACGGAAAAGGCTGCGCCGTTTTGGCTGCGTTCGATTTCCCAGCGGCTGATATTGCTTTCCGACACAGAACGCCAGGTCAGCTCGATGCGATGGTCACCGATGCTGGCATCAAACGACGCCAGTTCCGCCGCCAGCCAACTGTCACCGGGGATAACACGGTCGACACACAGGCTGCAACGGTTTACGGTTACTACCCGCTGATTGGAGTAGCCTTCGCACGGCGTAATCGTCTTCAACCACGCGCCGTTGGTGCAGACCTGAAACTGAATATCCGCGTGGGAACCGAGCGGCTGAGTAATGTAAGCATGAACCTGTCCTGCGGCATCGGTGAAGGCTTCGCTGATATTCAGGTTACCCGCGCTGGCAGACATCAGCAGCTTTACTCCGCTGAGAGCGGTATTGCCCACCGCAGATGCATTCGCGCCGCGCAGCAACTGGACGGTCACGGGAACGCGCACCACATCCGAGACCGAGTCCCGCACTCCGACAATCACGTTCAACTGGTCATCGCACAGCGCCACATTTTTGGGCAGGCCGTCAATGGTACCCAGCGCATCCACGATCCGCGCATTGGCGGCATCGTTCACATCCGGCACCGAATTGTAGACCGTGTTCACATAAGGATACACCGGCATGTCCCCGTTGGGATAGCCGCGCCCGCCGTTAATCGTGTACCACGGCGCACCGGATGTAGGGCTGGCGGGCCGTTGATCATTGGTCATCTTCCAGAGGGAGAGCTGCATGATCTGATCTTCGATGGCGCTGGTCGCCGGATGCCACGCCAACAGATACGCCATGGCCGGATACTGCTCCGGATAGGCGGCCCGCACCGGCAGGTCCTCGATGTCCGCGCAATACGCGCCGTGCTGCAAGGCATGGTCAAGATCTATACAATATCCGAACAGCGTGTCGCCGGTCTGGCAAGAACTGGTCAGCATGTAGCCGGTCATATAATAGGTGCCGCTGCCGCCCGGCCAGGTCTCGGATCCGCTGTAGGTTCCGTAGGTGAAACCCAGGAAGTTGAAGGTGCATTCTTCGTCAAGACTGGACGACGAGCGAACCGGACCCGCAACGCGCGGCATATCCTCTGCGCTGCCCACGAGGGCGGCGGCTTGAAGACTTCCGGCGATTGCAAACACGCACAGCACAAGCGTCAAACCCAATAGCTTTTTCATCGAAGCATCTCCTTGGCATCCGTTCGGTTTGTGCACGAATTCCATCTATGATTATCCATCAGATCGAGTCTCCATAAAAGCGGTCCGATGTACAGACCGGAGGCGCAGCCACATTAGATTAGGAGGCGTGGGTTGGGTCAGTGTCATTTCACCATGCTTCTCTATTCAGCATGGGATGAAGCACAACCCACCCTATTTAGGCTACTTACACACGTTACCATTCCAAATTCGACTTCGTTACAATATACACATAAAAGCTTCGAGCGTCAAGTTAGATATAGTTGAAGGATAGATGGGGCAACACTATTTTGGGATATATAATTCTTTATTTAACAATACATATATA from bacterium encodes the following:
- the nuoF gene encoding NADH-quinone oxidoreductase subunit NuoF, with translation MSATPNVSGGVRFLSRNFGLPGQTGIESAMKRGAYEMLKRAVAMKPEDVTALVKASGLRGHGGAGFSAGMKWSFVPKDKFPRYVCVNADESEPGTCKDRLILEYDPHLLLEGALICAFAVQAERIYIYIRGEYFYPWRVMEQAIAEARAKGLIGQNILGTGWSCDVQLATGAGQYICGEETGLIESLEGKKGWPRLKPPFYPAAIGLWGKPTIVNNVETLSFVPRIFEIGAEAFAGMGSPKNGGTGLFSLSGCVKNPGVYELPMGTPLQTLLYDLGGGICGNRKLKALIPGGSSSHILKAEECENLKLDFESVAAAGSMLGSAAVMAIDESVSIPRLTLWMARFYAHESCGQCTPCREGTGWILRLVTRILEGRGRKRDVDDLFQIADNIDGKTICALGQAVAWPTKSYVTKFRHEFDALVKE
- a CDS encoding NAD(P)H-dependent oxidoreductase subunit E, whose product is MNISESLVQKAESIFLRYPPEHREAALIPVMFEAQREFGCITPEAERWVADIVGVSLVKVREVLTFYSMFRTTPVGKYHIQFCHNIACCLAGAEDLQAHIEKKLGIRNGETTTDGMFTLSYVECLGGCAWAPMMIVNEEQYYQLTPARLDQIIDGFRAGKPVMADQPTPLRGNVGEKAGQ
- a CDS encoding NADH-quinone oxidoreductase subunit D, translating into MTQPDGFDPSPFVSFDVREDMTTHTGPLVEPYDVDSAVPSAEPEFQTQDMLLNVGPSHPAMHGIIRIVTRLQGELVVDSEVEIGYLHRAFEKHTEDCTWNQALIYTDRLNYVSPVINNVGYCMAVEKLLCIELPPRGQYIRVMLSEISRISDHLTCVGAQAMELGAFTVFLYLIKAREWMYELLEDYCGARVTTNACRVGGMPFDLRDGWLDKVTWAVKETRAVLAECDTMLTNLRIFVDRTQGIGVMSPERAIAWGWTGPLLRATGVAYDVRKDFPYLIYDQLDWTVPVGRNGDVFDRYLVRMEELVQSCNILDQCVARIPGGPVNSNNKQVVLPAKKDTYGNIEGLMNHFKLIMYGHGIRVPEGEAYFAVEGGNGELGFYVVSHPDPNAQDGCNDMPWRVRVRPPCYNFVAALPEQINGYMVADIVPTFGSVNMIGGELDH
- a CDS encoding NADH-quinone oxidoreductase subunit C, producing MSDERFPEHLAIDKRFPGSVLDWHAQHGDRTLIVDGERILDIARLLKTELGYHFLVDLAAVDYLPRKPRFEVVYQFMNLDTKARLRVKVQSDELHPEVPSLTPLWPIANWLEREVWDLMGVTFRDHPNLKRILLYEEFEGHPLRKDYPRTGRQPLIGPKD
- the nuoB gene encoding NADH-quinone oxidoreductase subunit NuoB; protein product: MLTTNGQSPDPGAALQGQVFTTRFDKLLGWARKYSLFQYPFVTACCGMEFMSTACSHYDIDRFGAAFPRFSPRQSDVLWVVGTVSQKLAPLLKTVYDQMADPKYVIAFGACASCGGPYDDYSTLQGIDLIIPVDIYIAGCPPRPEAVLDGLLKLQTLIQDSKQEWGS
- a CDS encoding NADH-quinone oxidoreductase subunit A gives rise to the protein MTPPISENNLVAFLVLLVMAGGLVGMFVALSKWFGPKRPNATKDRPFECGILVEAEAQRPYPIKYYLVAILFIVFDIETAFLYPWAVRFKSLGGVGFVSMMIFLSILLVGLYYAVKKRVFDWK
- a CDS encoding DUF3857 domain-containing protein, with amino-acid sequence MTKIFKGLTYLRRALARLLMIGAFAFAVPLHASPAASGASPSRNDDSTAGMAASIVVLSDMESLQIDSLGRFHTRRELLCKALDQRGADSLQRRVIHVDTDADTVIIESARIRLFDGTWRNAEVNGFDTPVVPEAPKAPAYSRYSQQTVLFPKLQPGMMAHLVYRIEPKPGAKPSRKGGTVLFGDYVHIMDKQFVIKCPIGTIVHFAMQNSDAFPTISEENGIRTYAWTFHDCMQVDPEPQEVGLANLVPRLLWTLFPDWEALGIWTGDIFWGKVDSSLAAVDGFFLITSPELRGTPALMNATLWNLLNVHAVELPLDITGFTLHSADWVWRTRYATPVDKAVLLTAILRAYGYNPVPVFVPMENVPFCQLPVLEQFRHVILAVPSGEDTLWLDPAAESYAPGDLPHACSYGMGCALVAGTPLIMKVPQTGDSLATRTEIRASLDPSGGLSGFAEGSPHGDAAAHVRQAFLNAGNQARNEYAQRTVRRFGSEARVTEFYMSNVADMVTPLTTRVNFDCPGASHVDSGRLILQIPDSPFDFADCSLDTTVARRYPAEFPVHGRFITECGITVPQDYKLISWPPPLIIQNPYVYIELSIRILPQGLEWTKSVHVKADQIPVADYPAVRAAFEAVEAEKNRQIMVAPVLAKAKPKPAGKLHKRH
- a CDS encoding T9SS type A sorting domain-containing protein; translation: MKKLLGLTLVLCVFAIAGSLQAAALVGSAEDMPRVAGPVRSSSSLDEECTFNFLGFTYGTYSGSETWPGGSGTYYMTGYMLTSSCQTGDTLFGYCIDLDHALQHGAYCADIEDLPVRAAYPEQYPAMAYLLAWHPATSAIEDQIMQLSLWKMTNDQRPASPTSGAPWYTINGGRGYPNGDMPVYPYVNTVYNSVPDVNDAANARIVDALGTIDGLPKNVALCDDQLNVIVGVRDSVSDVVRVPVTVQLLRGANASAVGNTALSGVKLLMSASAGNLNISEAFTDAAGQVHAYITQPLGSHADIQFQVCTNGAWLKTITPCEGYSNQRVVTVNRCSLCVDRVIPGDSWLAAELASFDASIGDHRIELTWRSVSESNISRWEIERSQNGAAFSVLTIVAAANNATGQSYHAVDETALRGVANTYRLVDVDLNGTRTIHRDMQRTATLPAASAASLNYELAANYPNPFNPETSIRFSLVENGHTTLKVFDITGHEVATLADGAMSAGEHTVTFNAANLPSGIYFYKLTTGSFTQTRKMVLAK